In Arsenicicoccus sp. oral taxon 190, the following are encoded in one genomic region:
- a CDS encoding isochorismatase family protein, with protein MTDTQTPGTPALLVVDVQRDVIAESIHPEATVETIRGLVERARARSVPVIWVRHHADEELVLGSDGWQIVPELDPGEDPVVEKRYGDSFADTDLQDQLRRVGADGVVLCGAQTDACIRGTFYGALYRGYPVTLVSDAHTTGDLRPWGAPVGPEESIALLNLYAENTSLPGVRGSVVTAAEAFGD; from the coding sequence ATGACCGATACCCAGACCCCCGGCACGCCCGCCCTGCTCGTCGTCGACGTCCAGCGGGACGTCATTGCCGAGTCCATCCACCCCGAGGCGACCGTCGAGACCATCCGGGGGCTCGTCGAGCGGGCCCGGGCCCGCTCCGTGCCCGTGATCTGGGTGCGCCACCACGCGGACGAGGAGCTCGTCCTCGGCTCGGACGGCTGGCAGATCGTCCCCGAGCTCGACCCGGGCGAGGACCCCGTCGTCGAGAAGCGCTACGGCGACTCCTTCGCCGACACCGACCTGCAGGACCAGCTCCGCAGGGTCGGCGCCGACGGGGTCGTGCTGTGCGGCGCGCAGACCGACGCCTGCATCCGCGGCACGTTCTACGGCGCCCTCTACCGCGGCTACCCGGTGACCCTGGTCTCGGACGCGCACACCACCGGCGACCTGCGCCCGTGGGGCGCGCCCGTCGGACCCGAGGAGTCCATCGCCCTGCTCAACCTGTATGCCGAGAACACGTCGCTGCCCGGCGTCCGGGGGTCCGTGGTGACGGCGGCCGAGGCGTTCGGCGACTGA
- a CDS encoding sugar porter family MFS transporter has translation MKPLVIRSALVASLGGLIFGFDTAVISGTTDALKTQFSLSDSALGWAVGTALLGTILGALTAGQPADRFGRKKVLFVIGALYVVGALGTALAPSIVVLSIFRFLGGIGVGAASVCAPIYTAEIAPARVRGRLVGLVQFNIVLGILLAYLSNYLVRIIVHDEATDWRWMFGVMAVPSVIFLLMLATVPETPRWLMANGHQEEGREVIGRLTQTREEAQTQIREIDASLADAANAPTVPFFTREHRKVILLAFMIAMFNQMSGINAILYYAPEVMKKAGASTDAAFLMSVAVGFMNLIATMTALTVIDKFGRKRLMTVGSLGYLVGLGFLSGLMFYYERAKGGHFDSTSSVLVLVGLLVFIAAHAFGQGAVIWVFISEIFPNRIRGRGQSLGSLTHWVFAWLTSTFFPPIIGALGGGVAFAIFFLAMVGQLFWVLRVMPETKGVPLEEMEARLGLTHDPHDSGGGPTPVMH, from the coding sequence ATGAAACCTCTCGTGATCCGCAGCGCGCTGGTCGCCTCGCTCGGTGGGTTGATCTTCGGCTTCGACACCGCCGTGATCTCGGGCACGACCGACGCCCTCAAGACGCAGTTCTCGCTGTCCGACTCCGCGCTCGGCTGGGCCGTGGGCACGGCGCTGCTCGGCACCATCCTGGGCGCGCTGACCGCGGGGCAGCCCGCGGACCGGTTCGGCCGCAAGAAGGTGCTCTTCGTCATCGGCGCCCTCTACGTCGTGGGGGCCCTCGGCACGGCGCTCGCGCCAAGCATCGTCGTGCTGTCGATCTTCCGCTTCCTCGGCGGGATCGGTGTGGGGGCGGCGTCCGTGTGCGCCCCGATCTACACCGCCGAGATCGCGCCCGCCCGGGTCCGGGGTCGCCTCGTCGGCCTGGTGCAGTTCAACATCGTGCTCGGCATCCTGCTCGCCTACCTGTCCAACTACCTGGTCCGCATCATCGTCCACGACGAGGCGACCGACTGGCGCTGGATGTTCGGGGTCATGGCGGTGCCGTCCGTGATCTTCCTGCTGATGCTGGCGACCGTGCCCGAGACGCCGCGCTGGCTCATGGCCAACGGCCACCAGGAGGAGGGCCGGGAGGTCATCGGCCGGCTGACGCAGACCCGCGAGGAGGCGCAGACGCAGATCCGCGAGATCGACGCGTCGCTGGCCGACGCCGCCAACGCCCCCACGGTGCCGTTCTTCACGCGGGAGCACCGCAAGGTGATCCTGCTGGCCTTCATGATCGCGATGTTCAACCAGATGTCCGGCATCAACGCGATCCTCTACTACGCCCCCGAGGTGATGAAGAAGGCCGGCGCGTCCACCGACGCGGCGTTCCTGATGTCGGTGGCGGTCGGTTTCATGAACCTCATCGCCACGATGACCGCCCTGACCGTCATCGACAAGTTCGGGCGCAAGCGGCTGATGACGGTGGGATCGCTCGGCTACCTGGTGGGCCTGGGCTTCCTGTCGGGGCTGATGTTCTACTACGAGCGCGCCAAGGGCGGGCACTTCGACTCGACGTCCTCGGTGCTGGTGCTCGTGGGGCTCCTGGTCTTCATCGCGGCCCACGCCTTCGGGCAGGGCGCGGTGATCTGGGTCTTCATCTCCGAGATCTTCCCCAACCGGATCCGCGGCCGCGGCCAGTCGCTCGGCTCGCTCACGCACTGGGTCTTCGCGTGGCTCACCTCGACCTTCTTCCCGCCCATCATCGGGGCGCTGGGCGGCGGGGTGGCCTTCGCGATCTTCTTCCTGGCCATGGTCGGTCAGCTCTTCTGGGTGCTGCGGGTCATGCCGGAGACCAAGGGGGTCCCGCTCGAGGAGATGGAGGCCAGGCTGGGCCTGACCCACGACCCGCACGACTCGGGCGGCGGACCCACCCCGGTGATGCACTGA
- a CDS encoding TrmH family RNA methyltransferase gives MPTWITDPADPLLLDYVGLTDVALRRRTEPERGLYIAESEKVIRRALAAGHRPRSFLMAERWLTDLADLVAWAEREQIPVHVGAHPIIEDLTGFHLHRGALASMQRPELPALDQVLDGARRVVVLEDIVDHTNVGAIFRSAAALGVDAVLVTPRCADPLYRRSIRVSMGTVFQVPWTRVDPWPGGVDLLQQHGFHVAAMALADDAVSLDALAADPPPRLAVIMGTEGDGLSARTVAGADSVVQIPMAGGVDSLNVAAASAVAMWALRAPEDATVSAQGNSARRTPPAG, from the coding sequence GTGCCCACCTGGATCACCGACCCCGCCGACCCGCTCCTGCTCGACTACGTGGGGCTGACCGACGTGGCGCTGCGGCGGCGCACCGAGCCGGAGCGGGGGCTCTACATCGCCGAGAGCGAGAAGGTGATCCGCCGGGCGCTCGCCGCCGGGCACCGGCCGCGGTCCTTCCTGATGGCCGAGCGGTGGCTGACGGACCTGGCCGACCTGGTCGCCTGGGCCGAGCGCGAGCAGATCCCGGTGCACGTGGGCGCGCACCCGATCATCGAGGACCTCACCGGCTTCCACCTGCACCGCGGGGCCCTGGCGTCGATGCAGCGCCCCGAGCTGCCGGCGCTCGACCAGGTGCTGGACGGGGCTCGTCGCGTGGTGGTCCTCGAGGACATCGTCGACCACACCAACGTCGGCGCGATCTTCCGGTCCGCGGCGGCGCTGGGCGTCGACGCCGTGCTGGTGACGCCGCGGTGCGCCGACCCGCTCTACCGCCGCTCGATCCGCGTGTCGATGGGCACGGTCTTCCAGGTGCCGTGGACCCGCGTCGACCCGTGGCCAGGCGGGGTGGACCTGTTGCAGCAGCACGGTTTTCACGTGGCGGCGATGGCGCTGGCCGACGACGCCGTGTCCCTGGACGCGCTCGCCGCCGACCCGCCGCCCCGCCTGGCGGTGATCATGGGGACCGAGGGCGACGGCCTGTCCGCCCGCACCGTCGCCGGCGCCGACAGCGTGGTGCAGATCCCGATGGCCGGGGGAGTGGACTCGCTCAACGTCGCCGCCGCGTCGGCCGTCGCCATGTGGGCGCTGCGCGCTCCGGAGGACGCAACCGTTTCTGCACAAGGGAACTCGGCGCGCAGGACTCCGCCCGCGGGGTGA
- a CDS encoding sulfite exporter TauE/SafE family protein, protein MSLWEAVVVVLAGLAAGTINTVVGSGTLITFPTLLLLGIPPVSANISNSLGLCAAAVTSIPGFRPLLAGLGDLLRRFVPAAVLGAVAGAVLLLVLPAEAFRVIVPVLIALALVLVVLGPRINRWTRTAHQDAVSPRRLQLAIGAVALTSVYGGYFGAAQGIILVSLLSLLVPHPLPQVNALKVVLSNLTNLVAAVVFIAVARDQMRWDVAALIALGALGGGWLGSRIGTRISPSALRAAIVVVGVAAIVKLVAFP, encoded by the coding sequence GTGTCGCTGTGGGAAGCCGTCGTCGTGGTCCTGGCCGGTCTGGCCGCCGGGACCATCAACACCGTCGTCGGGTCGGGCACGCTGATCACCTTCCCGACGCTGCTGCTGCTCGGCATCCCACCTGTCTCGGCCAACATCTCCAACAGCCTCGGGCTGTGCGCGGCCGCCGTCACGAGCATCCCGGGGTTCCGGCCGCTGCTGGCCGGGCTGGGTGACCTGCTGCGCAGGTTCGTGCCGGCGGCGGTGCTGGGTGCCGTCGCGGGGGCGGTGCTGCTGCTGGTGCTGCCGGCGGAGGCCTTCCGGGTGATCGTGCCCGTCCTCATCGCGCTGGCGCTGGTGCTCGTCGTGCTGGGGCCCCGCATCAACCGGTGGACCCGCACCGCCCACCAGGACGCCGTGAGCCCGCGGCGGCTGCAGCTGGCCATCGGGGCGGTGGCGCTGACGAGCGTCTACGGCGGCTACTTCGGCGCGGCGCAGGGCATCATCCTGGTCTCGCTGCTGAGCCTGCTGGTGCCGCACCCGCTGCCGCAGGTCAACGCCCTCAAGGTGGTGCTGTCCAACCTCACCAACCTGGTCGCGGCCGTCGTCTTCATCGCCGTCGCCCGCGACCAGATGCGGTGGGACGTCGCGGCGCTCATCGCGCTCGGGGCGCTCGGCGGGGGCTGGCTCGGGTCCCGCATCGGCACCCGGATCTCCCCGTCGGCGCTGCGCGCGGCCATCGTGGTCGTGGGGGTGGCGGCCATCGTCAAGCTCGTGGCCTTCCCCTGA
- a CDS encoding SPFH domain-containing protein — translation METLIVLGLLVVFAVVVIAKTIKIVPQQTALIIERLGSYSRTLTAGLHLLVPFFDKVRANIDLREQVVSFPPQPVITSDNLVVSIDTVIYYSVIDAKSAVYEIANFIQGIEQLTVTTLRNVIGSLDLEQTLTSRDQINAQLRGVLDEATGKWGIRVNRVELKAIDPPHSVQDSMEKQMRAERDRRAAILTAEGVKQSQILTAEGEKQSQILRAEGSAQARILEAQGQSRAITQVFEAIHRGKPDQKLLAYQYLQVLPQLARGDANKLWVIPSELTEALKGIGSALGGNDGKGGGWDDSEPWTPADSEASRAAFDDVELQDPAEALREARSQAQATEREAEGHAQEHVGRGSYAAAPGSRGDGPAAPPAQPQGTPPPATQDLPVVEPPAAPLDPGTPPPAPGSDPR, via the coding sequence ATGGAGACCTTGATCGTCCTCGGTCTGCTGGTCGTGTTCGCGGTCGTGGTGATCGCGAAGACCATCAAGATCGTCCCGCAGCAGACCGCACTGATCATCGAGAGGCTCGGCAGCTACTCGCGCACCCTGACCGCCGGGCTGCACCTGCTGGTGCCGTTCTTCGACAAGGTGCGCGCCAACATCGACCTGCGCGAGCAGGTCGTGTCCTTCCCGCCGCAGCCGGTGATCACCAGCGACAACCTCGTGGTGTCCATCGACACCGTCATCTACTACTCCGTGATCGACGCCAAGTCGGCGGTCTACGAGATCGCCAACTTCATCCAGGGCATCGAGCAGCTCACGGTCACCACGCTGCGCAACGTCATCGGCTCGCTCGACCTGGAGCAGACGCTGACCAGCCGCGACCAGATCAACGCCCAGCTGCGCGGCGTCCTCGACGAGGCCACCGGCAAGTGGGGGATCCGGGTCAACCGGGTCGAGCTCAAGGCCATCGACCCGCCCCACTCGGTGCAGGACTCGATGGAGAAGCAGATGCGCGCCGAGCGTGACCGTCGCGCCGCGATCCTCACCGCCGAGGGCGTCAAGCAGTCGCAGATCCTCACCGCCGAGGGCGAGAAGCAGTCGCAGATCCTGCGCGCCGAGGGCTCGGCCCAGGCCCGGATCCTCGAGGCGCAGGGCCAGTCCCGCGCCATCACCCAGGTGTTCGAGGCGATCCACCGCGGCAAGCCGGACCAGAAGCTCCTCGCCTACCAGTACCTCCAGGTCCTGCCGCAGCTCGCCCGCGGCGACGCCAACAAGCTGTGGGTCATCCCGTCCGAGCTGACCGAGGCGCTCAAGGGCATCGGCTCCGCGCTGGGCGGCAACGACGGCAAGGGCGGCGGCTGGGACGACAGCGAGCCGTGGACGCCCGCCGACTCCGAGGCCTCCCGCGCAGCCTTCGACGACGTCGAGCTGCAGGACCCGGCGGAGGCTCTGCGCGAGGCCCGCAGCCAGGCTCAGGCCACCGAGCGTGAGGCCGAGGGGCACGCCCAGGAGCACGTGGGCCGCGGGTCGTATGCCGCCGCCCCCGGCTCCCGGGGTGACGGCCCCGCCGCGCCACCGGCGCAGCCCCAGGGCACCCCGCCCCCGGCCACGCAGGACCTGCCGGTGGTCGAGCCCCCGGCCGCGCCGCTGGACCCCGGCACGCCGCCGCCCGCGCCCGGCAGCGACCCCCGCTGA
- a CDS encoding NfeD family protein encodes MEWFADNGWLAWVGLALILGAIEAASVDFFFLMLAGGSLAGAVAAALGAGLAAQVVVAVAVALVLVLAVRPLVKRRFTIAPDTTIGAGAYIGRAALVTETVTTTSGLVKLAGETWTARTGAGQPAIPAGQEVRVVSIEGATAVVADAAERREGF; translated from the coding sequence ATGGAGTGGTTCGCTGACAACGGCTGGCTGGCCTGGGTGGGTCTGGCGCTCATCCTGGGGGCGATCGAGGCGGCCAGCGTCGACTTCTTCTTCCTCATGCTGGCGGGTGGCTCGCTCGCCGGCGCGGTCGCGGCGGCCCTCGGCGCCGGGCTCGCGGCGCAGGTGGTGGTGGCGGTGGCCGTGGCGCTGGTGCTCGTGCTCGCGGTGCGCCCCCTGGTCAAGCGCCGCTTCACCATCGCGCCGGACACCACGATCGGTGCCGGCGCCTACATCGGACGCGCGGCCCTCGTCACCGAGACGGTGACCACCACGAGCGGGCTCGTCAAGCTCGCGGGGGAGACGTGGACGGCGCGCACGGGGGCGGGGCAGCCCGCCATACCAGCCGGGCAGGAGGTCCGGGTGGTGTCCATCGAGGGGGCTACCGCTGTCGTCGCCGACGCCGCGGAGCGCCGGGAAGGCTTCTGA
- a CDS encoding ABC transporter ATP-binding protein, which yields MSDVLEFDDVTVRRGATTLVEGIDWEIEEGQRWVVLGPNGAGKSTLLQLAAARMHPTSGTASVLGETLGRVDVFELRPRIGLASALTAERIPGSERVRDVVLTASYAVIGRWRESYDELDADRADDLLATLGVAHLADRTFGTLSEGERKRVQIARALMADPELMLLDEPAAGLDLGGREDLVRRLGELAEDVMAPALVLVTHHVEEIPPGFTDVLLLRDGMVVAAGPLEITLTEANLSETFGLDLVLEQHGERWAARARA from the coding sequence ATGAGCGACGTCCTCGAGTTCGACGATGTCACGGTCCGCCGTGGCGCCACCACGCTGGTCGAGGGGATCGACTGGGAGATCGAGGAGGGGCAGCGCTGGGTCGTGCTGGGCCCCAACGGAGCCGGCAAGTCGACGCTGCTGCAGCTCGCGGCGGCGCGGATGCACCCGACGAGCGGGACCGCCAGCGTCCTCGGGGAGACCCTGGGGCGGGTGGACGTCTTCGAGCTGCGGCCGCGCATCGGCCTGGCGAGCGCGCTCACGGCCGAGCGGATCCCCGGCTCGGAGCGGGTCCGCGACGTCGTCCTCACCGCCTCCTACGCCGTCATCGGCCGGTGGCGGGAGTCGTACGACGAGCTCGACGCGGACCGGGCCGACGACCTGCTCGCGACCCTCGGGGTGGCTCACCTCGCCGACCGGACCTTCGGGACGCTCAGCGAGGGCGAGCGCAAGCGGGTCCAGATCGCGCGGGCGCTGATGGCCGACCCCGAGCTGATGCTCCTCGACGAGCCGGCGGCGGGGCTCGACCTCGGCGGCCGGGAGGACCTGGTGCGCCGGCTCGGCGAGCTGGCCGAGGACGTCATGGCGCCGGCCCTCGTGCTGGTCACCCACCACGTGGAGGAGATCCCGCCGGGGTTCACCGACGTGCTGCTGCTGCGCGACGGCATGGTGGTGGCCGCCGGGCCGCTCGAGATCACGCTGACGGAGGCCAACCTGTCCGAGACCTTCGGGCTCGACCTGGTCCTCGAGCAGCACGGCGAGCGGTGGGCCGCCCGCGCCCGCGCGTGA
- the glgA gene encoding glycogen synthase, protein MRVDIVSKEYPPQVYGGAGVHVTELARALRARGDLDVQVRCFGGPRDEEGTTGYPDLPELAGTNPALVTMGTDLRIAADVAGADLVHSHTWYANFAGHVASLLHGIPHVISAHSLEPLRPWKAEQLGGGYALSSFVERSAYEGAAAVIAVSAGMREDILRCYPSLDPERVHVVHNGIDSKDWQPAPDPAVLEKYGIDPERPFVCFVGRITRQKGLPYLLKAAARLPEGVQLVLAAGAPDTPEIKAEVEALIEELRSHRDGVVWIAEHLPRHEIVALESACTVFACPSIYEPLGIVNLEAMACEAAVVATATGGIPEVVVPGETGWLVPIEQVDDGSGTPLDEERFVADLAAALTEAVSDVDRAREMGRAGRRRAVEHFSWAAIGDKTLEVYRAVLDA, encoded by the coding sequence GTGCGAGTGGACATCGTGAGCAAGGAGTACCCGCCCCAGGTCTACGGCGGCGCGGGCGTGCACGTCACCGAGCTGGCCCGGGCCCTGCGCGCCCGCGGCGACCTCGACGTCCAGGTGCGCTGCTTCGGCGGCCCCCGGGACGAGGAGGGCACGACCGGGTATCCCGACCTGCCCGAGCTGGCGGGGACCAACCCGGCGCTGGTGACCATGGGGACCGACCTGCGCATCGCCGCCGACGTGGCCGGGGCCGACCTGGTGCACTCCCACACCTGGTACGCCAACTTCGCGGGGCACGTGGCGTCGCTGCTGCACGGGATCCCGCACGTCATCTCGGCCCACTCGCTGGAGCCGCTGCGGCCGTGGAAGGCCGAGCAGCTGGGCGGCGGCTACGCACTGTCCTCGTTCGTGGAGCGGAGCGCCTACGAGGGCGCCGCGGCGGTCATCGCGGTGTCCGCGGGGATGCGCGAGGACATCCTGCGCTGCTACCCCTCCCTGGACCCCGAGCGGGTCCACGTGGTGCACAACGGGATCGACTCGAAGGACTGGCAGCCCGCCCCGGACCCGGCGGTGCTGGAGAAGTACGGCATCGACCCCGAGCGGCCGTTCGTGTGCTTCGTCGGGCGGATCACCCGGCAGAAGGGTCTGCCATACCTGCTCAAGGCGGCGGCCCGGCTGCCGGAGGGCGTCCAGCTGGTGCTCGCCGCCGGCGCCCCGGACACGCCGGAGATCAAGGCCGAGGTCGAGGCGCTGATCGAGGAGCTGCGGAGCCACCGGGACGGCGTCGTGTGGATCGCCGAGCACCTGCCGCGGCACGAGATCGTGGCGCTGGAGAGCGCGTGCACGGTGTTCGCGTGCCCGTCGATCTACGAGCCGCTCGGCATCGTCAACCTCGAGGCCATGGCCTGCGAGGCGGCCGTGGTCGCCACCGCGACGGGTGGCATCCCCGAGGTCGTCGTGCCGGGGGAGACGGGCTGGCTGGTGCCGATCGAGCAGGTCGACGACGGCTCGGGCACGCCGCTCGACGAGGAGAGGTTCGTCGCCGACCTGGCGGCCGCGCTCACCGAGGCCGTGTCCGACGTGGACCGGGCCCGGGAGATGGGCCGCGCCGGCCGACGTCGCGCCGTCGAGCACTTCTCGTGGGCCGCGATCGGCGACAAGACCCTCGAGGTCTACCGCGCCGTCCTCGACGCCTGA
- the glgC gene encoding glucose-1-phosphate adenylyltransferase yields MYNRREHKKVLAIVLAGGEGKRLMPLTADRAKPAVPFGGNYRLIDFALSNVVNSGFLKVVVLTQYKSHSLDRHVAQTWRMSQMLGNYVTNVPAQQRIGKEWYRGSADAIYQSMNLIRDEDPDIVVVVGADHVYRMDFSQMVAQHVDTGADCTVAAIRQPIGLADQFGVIDVDPQDPRRIREFLEKPKDPHGLPDAPHEVLASMGNYVFTKDALVEALASDNAREDTKHDMGGDIVPAFVESGQACVYDFKDNAVPGETERDHGYWRDVGTMDSYYDAHMELCSLNPVFNLYNDEWPIFTQMEALPPAKFVTGTASRAAKVTNSMVCAGVIVSGAEVTTSVLSPNVRVNSYSTVEGSVLLDGVVVRRNATVHKTILDKGVVVPEGVMVGVDKDHDRARGYYVTESGITVVGKGVEVAR; encoded by the coding sequence ATGTACAACCGCCGTGAGCACAAGAAGGTTCTCGCCATCGTCCTCGCAGGTGGTGAGGGCAAGCGGCTCATGCCCCTGACCGCCGACCGCGCCAAGCCGGCCGTGCCCTTCGGCGGCAACTACCGACTCATCGACTTCGCGCTGTCCAACGTCGTCAACAGCGGCTTCCTCAAGGTCGTCGTGCTGACGCAGTACAAGTCCCACAGCCTCGACCGGCACGTCGCCCAGACCTGGCGCATGTCGCAGATGCTCGGCAACTACGTCACCAACGTCCCCGCGCAGCAGCGCATCGGCAAGGAGTGGTACCGCGGCTCCGCGGACGCGATCTACCAGTCGATGAACCTCATCCGCGACGAGGACCCCGACATCGTCGTGGTCGTCGGCGCGGACCACGTCTACCGCATGGACTTCTCCCAGATGGTCGCCCAGCACGTCGACACCGGCGCCGACTGCACGGTCGCGGCGATCCGGCAGCCGATCGGGCTGGCCGACCAGTTCGGCGTCATCGACGTGGACCCGCAGGACCCACGCCGGATCCGCGAGTTCCTCGAGAAGCCCAAGGACCCGCACGGGCTGCCGGACGCCCCCCACGAGGTGCTGGCCTCCATGGGCAACTACGTCTTCACCAAGGACGCCCTGGTCGAGGCGCTGGCCAGCGACAACGCCCGCGAGGACACCAAGCACGACATGGGCGGCGACATCGTGCCCGCCTTCGTGGAGTCCGGGCAGGCGTGCGTCTACGACTTCAAGGACAACGCCGTGCCGGGCGAGACCGAGCGGGACCACGGCTACTGGCGCGACGTCGGCACCATGGACTCCTACTACGACGCTCACATGGAGCTGTGCTCGCTCAACCCGGTCTTCAACCTCTACAACGACGAGTGGCCGATCTTCACGCAGATGGAGGCCCTGCCGCCGGCGAAGTTCGTGACCGGCACCGCCTCCCGGGCGGCCAAGGTCACCAACTCCATGGTGTGCGCCGGCGTCATCGTCTCCGGCGCGGAGGTGACGACCTCGGTCCTGTCCCCCAACGTGCGGGTCAACTCCTACTCGACCGTGGAGGGCTCGGTGCTGCTGGACGGCGTCGTCGTGCGCCGCAACGCCACCGTGCACAAGACCATCCTCGACAAGGGGGTCGTGGTCCCCGAGGGCGTCATGGTGGGCGTCGACAAGGACCACGACCGGGCCCGCGGCTACTACGTCACCGAGTCCGGCATCACCGTCGTCGGCAAGGGTGTGGAGGTCGCCCGCTGA
- the serB gene encoding phosphoserine phosphatase SerB, which yields MTDLSDVSDVTDVIVRDQAALDRVRAALQQGPGLLVTDVDSTLIQDEVIELLAAHAATEPQVRAVTEAAMRGELDFAASLHARVATLAGLDEAVLAQVGDAVRLTPGADVLVRSWCAAGGFVGVVSGGFVEVVEPLAEELGIHHAHANALEVVDGRLTGRVLGDVVDRAAKARSLREWAARHDIPLERTVAVGDGANDLDLLAAAGLGVAFAAKPALAERADVCLPGPRLDDLLDVLGMPVTT from the coding sequence GTGACCGACCTGAGCGACGTCAGCGACGTGACCGACGTGATCGTGCGCGACCAGGCGGCGCTGGACCGTGTCCGGGCCGCGCTGCAGCAGGGCCCCGGCCTCCTCGTCACCGACGTGGACTCCACGCTGATCCAGGACGAGGTGATCGAGCTGCTGGCGGCCCACGCCGCCACGGAGCCGCAGGTCCGGGCCGTCACCGAGGCGGCGATGCGGGGCGAGCTCGACTTCGCGGCGAGCCTGCACGCCCGCGTGGCCACCCTCGCCGGCTTGGACGAGGCGGTGCTGGCTCAGGTGGGTGACGCCGTGCGGCTCACCCCCGGGGCCGACGTGCTGGTCCGGTCCTGGTGCGCCGCAGGCGGATTCGTCGGCGTCGTCTCCGGTGGATTCGTCGAGGTGGTCGAGCCGCTCGCCGAGGAGCTCGGCATCCACCACGCCCACGCCAACGCGCTGGAGGTCGTCGACGGTCGCCTCACCGGGCGGGTGCTCGGCGACGTCGTGGACCGGGCCGCCAAGGCGCGCAGCCTGCGCGAGTGGGCCGCCCGGCACGACATCCCCCTGGAGCGCACCGTGGCCGTCGGCGACGGCGCCAACGACCTCGACCTGCTGGCCGCCGCCGGGCTCGGCGTGGCCTTCGCCGCCAAGCCCGCCCTCGCCGAGCGCGCCGACGTGTGCCTCCCCGGCCCACGCCTGGACGACCTCCTGGACGTCCTCGGGATGCCGGTCACCACCTGA
- a CDS encoding cyanophycinase produces MSAQPETLVHRSLLVIGGAEDKMGRATVLRRFVRLAGGSDARIVVIPSASAFAEEAAEVYADVFERLGAAATVSVDVQSRAEADRTGEGSAAAQIDEATGIFMTGGNQLKLAQLLGGTETSRAIERAYERGAVVAGTSAGASIMSRFMISMGDEGITPRQRSSQLTAGLGLLPDVIVDQHFAQRTRYGRLLSLVAGSPALLGMGVDEDTAAEITDGRVLTVIGDGGVFVADARRAVTDAYEAAEDAPLLVSGAVVHTLPAGSTFDLQAATLVSFSEMHPDVDVRRSERERPDGTAPLA; encoded by the coding sequence ATGTCCGCCCAGCCGGAGACCCTCGTCCATCGCTCGCTGCTCGTGATCGGGGGCGCCGAGGACAAGATGGGCCGGGCGACGGTCCTGCGGAGGTTCGTGCGGCTGGCCGGAGGCAGCGACGCCCGCATCGTGGTCATCCCCTCGGCCTCGGCGTTTGCCGAGGAGGCCGCGGAGGTCTACGCCGACGTCTTCGAGCGGCTGGGGGCCGCCGCCACGGTCAGCGTCGACGTGCAGAGCCGCGCCGAGGCCGACCGCACCGGCGAAGGGTCCGCGGCGGCGCAGATCGACGAGGCCACCGGCATCTTCATGACCGGCGGCAACCAGCTCAAGCTCGCCCAGCTCCTCGGGGGCACCGAGACGAGCCGCGCCATCGAGCGGGCCTACGAGCGGGGTGCGGTGGTCGCGGGCACCTCGGCCGGGGCCTCGATCATGAGCCGCTTCATGATCTCCATGGGCGACGAGGGCATCACCCCGAGGCAGCGGTCCAGCCAGCTCACCGCCGGCCTGGGCCTGCTCCCCGACGTGATCGTGGACCAGCACTTCGCCCAGCGCACCCGCTACGGCCGCCTGCTGTCCCTGGTCGCCGGGTCCCCCGCGCTGCTCGGCATGGGCGTGGACGAGGACACCGCGGCCGAGATCACCGACGGCCGGGTGCTCACGGTGATCGGCGACGGTGGGGTGTTCGTCGCCGACGCGCGACGGGCGGTGACCGACGCCTACGAGGCCGCCGAGGACGCCCCGCTGCTGGTCAGCGGCGCCGTGGTGCACACGCTGCCCGCCGGGTCGACCTTCGACCTGCAGGCGGCCACGCTGGTGTCCTTCTCCGAGATGCACCCCGACGTCGACGTCCGGCGCTCCGAGCGCGAGCGCCCCGACGGCACCGCCCCCCTGGCCTGA